Genomic DNA from Pseudomonadota bacterium:
AGTAGCTTCTCAGTTGCCTGTTCACAGGATTCACATGACCGCCCTCATTGATATCAAAGGCGTCCGCCACACCTTCACCACCGACACCGGCCCGCTCCCCGTGCTCGACGGCCTGGACGTCTCGGTGCAAGAAGGCGGCTTCTGCGCGGTGGTCGGGCCATCGGGCTGCGGCAAGTCGACACTGACCCGCCTCATCGCCGGCCTCATGAAACCCGACGAAGGCGAAGTCTGGCTGCACGGCGAACGCGTCACCGGCCCGCGCTCAACCGTGGGCATGGCGTTCCAAAACCCCGTGCTGCTCGAGTGGCGCACCATCCTCAAGAACGTGATGCTGCCGCTAGAGATCGTGCCGGGCGGCCTCAAGGGCAAAGCCGCCGAAGACCGCGCACGCTCGCTGCTGGCGCTGGTGGGCCTTGAGGGCTTCGAAGACAAACGCCCGTCCGAACTCTCGGGCGGCATGCGCCAACGCGCCTCGCTCTGCCGCGCCCTCGTGCACCAGCCAGATGTCTTGATCCTCGACGAACCTTTCGGCGCGCTCGACGCCTTCACCCGCGAAGACCTCTGGCGCACCATGCACGACGTGAAAGAAAAGGAGCCCTTCACCGGCATCCTCATCACCCATGACCTCCGAGAAGCCATCTTCCTCGGTGACCAGGTGGTGGTGTTGTCCGGCCGCCCCGCGCGCACCCAATACGTCATGGACGTCACCCGAGACGCCAAGCCCACGCTCGACGACCTCTACACCCCCATCGCTGCCGAGCGCCTCAACACCCTGCGGCACCAGATCGAAATCGCCCAAGGGCGCGCCCCCGCGGAGGCCAACGCATGAACACGACCCTCCGCAAAGTCGTCGTCCCCGTCATCGCGATGATCGTATTCCTCATACTCTGGGAACTCCTCGTCTGGGCCAACGGCTGGCCCAACTACAAAATGGCCTCCCCAAGCGATCTTTGGCCCGCGTACACGCGGTACTGGGAACTCTTCTTGACCATGGGCTGGCAAACCCTCTGGCGCACCGTCGTCGGCCTGCTGCTCGCCATCGCGGTCGGCACCGCCTTCGGCATGATCATGGGCTTCAGCCGCACCATGCGCGACGCCCTCTACCCGCTCCTGGTCGGCTTCAACGCCATCCCGAAAGCCACCGTTGTCCCCATCGTCGCCCTCATGTTCGTCGGCGAGCACGACTTCAACACCGTGCTGATCGCATTCATGATCAGTTTTTTTCCGATTGCGGTTTCAGTGTCGATAGGGCTGTCGACGCTTGAGCCTGAATACCGCGATATCCTGCGTTCACTTGGTGCCTCGCAGACCTCGATCTTCTGGAAGATTGCGTTGCCGAAGACGCTGCCGGAGTTTTTCGGGGCACTGAAGGTCGCCGTGACGCTAGCGTTTATCGGAACAAACTTAATGGAGATTGTGAGCCCGCATGGGAAGGGGCTGGGCGCGCTGTTTGAAACTGGACAGACGAACTCGGATTACCCCTTAATGTTTGCGGTGTTGATAGCGTTGGCGGTGCTGGGAATATTTTTGT
This window encodes:
- a CDS encoding ABC transporter ATP-binding protein; translated protein: MTALIDIKGVRHTFTTDTGPLPVLDGLDVSVQEGGFCAVVGPSGCGKSTLTRLIAGLMKPDEGEVWLHGERVTGPRSTVGMAFQNPVLLEWRTILKNVMLPLEIVPGGLKGKAAEDRARSLLALVGLEGFEDKRPSELSGGMRQRASLCRALVHQPDVLILDEPFGALDAFTREDLWRTMHDVKEKEPFTGILITHDLREAIFLGDQVVVLSGRPARTQYVMDVTRDAKPTLDDLYTPIAAERLNTLRHQIEIAQGRAPAEANA
- a CDS encoding ABC transporter permease: MNTTLRKVVVPVIAMIVFLILWELLVWANGWPNYKMASPSDLWPAYTRYWELFLTMGWQTLWRTVVGLLLAIAVGTAFGMIMGFSRTMRDALYPLLVGFNAIPKATVVPIVALMFVGEHDFNTVLIAFMISFFPIAVSVSIGLSTLEPEYRDILRSLGASQTSIFWKIALPKTLPEFFGALKVAVTLAFIGTNLMEIVSPHGKGLGALFETGQTNSDYPLMFAVLIALAVLGIFLYYVVVILEKIFAGWAERSPA